Genomic segment of Vulpes vulpes isolate BD-2025 chromosome 16, VulVul3, whole genome shotgun sequence:
CAATTCCCCAGATCTCTCTAGGACATTGACTCTGTGCCAGCTGTTGGGTCAGTCTTTGGGATGCACCGGAGGCGTGGATAACCCTTGTCCTCGGGCCGTCCGAAACACTGTTAGGATAGGACAGCTCAAGCTGCTCTGTAAGCACAGAATAGAAGCCCCAACCCTGATTCAGGGGAATGGGGGGATGCCATTCAGGGCCAGACTCCCAGAGGAAATGGCAAGTACCTTACCTCCTCCCCAAAGAAGGCACTAAAAGAAAAGGCTGGGTAATTACTGGTTGCTCACTGCAGCTAAATTTACTGACTCAAATCCCGGCTGGGCTGCCTCCTGACTCGGAACAAGGTAGCTACCCTGAgactccatttcctcctctgcccTATGACAGCATCCACGTCTTGGGATCATACACAGGCTCGCACCAATGTGGCCACTGACCCACCTGTTTGTGGGAACCCCTGGCCACCTCATACATGGCTTTCCTGTAGTCTCCTTGCCTCCAGCTCATAGGCAGAGgcctctgccccaaccccagccAGCAACCATCTCAAGTTTCTCTGCAACTTGGGGCAGCAATCTCCCCCCTCTCTCTAGTGGCCCCACTATCCTGCCCTCTGCAAGTCTTGGTCCCTCTAAGGGCCTTTCCACGGACTCCCCTCTCCcagactcctcctcctcctcctgtttgtCTCCATCACCAGCAGGTGTACACCTGACCAAGCtccatccttttgggtttttcCTAAATTGGCCTGCCACCCTGCCTATTCCTCAGAGACCCCCTTACATCCATAGAATCCAGGTGGGGCTGTTTGGCTTCTCACCCTAATACAGGACACTCAATGAGTTTGGGGTGGTCACGGCCCCAAGCACCAGTGGGCGGTGGCGCAAGTATCAGTGTCCTCTCTTTAGGAATAAAGCCAGTGAAGCTCAGAGAGCGAGGCGACTAGAATCCAAATCTCAGGATGTCCTTTAAGGGCAAGGACGAGGCAGGGCTCGGGGGCGCACGTGCACCCGCGCCCCAGCGGaccgcccgcccccgcgcgcgcGTTCGTTACCGTCTCGGGGCTCGGGCTCGGTGCCCCGGAACCGGCCGGCGGCGCGGGCGTCCACCACCTGGAAGCGCCGGGATTCCAGGTTCTCCTTGAGGTCCTCGTAGGTCTTGACGAAGGCGGGGTCGAGCGCGGCGCGGAAgtcggcggcgggcgcggggcggcttTTGCCCGAGCTCAGCGGGAGGCCCAGGCGCAGCCAGTGGCGGAGGCCGCCGTCCAGCAGCGACACGGAGCGGTGGCCGAAGGCGCGGAACATCCACCAGACGCGCGGCGCGGCGTACAGGCCCTGGTCGCTGGCGTCGTAGACCACCACGTGGGtggcggcgcccacgcccaggcggcCCGCGTACTCCGCGAAGTGCGCGGCGCTGGGCAGCATGTGGTCGTAGGGCGACGTGCGGTCGCTGCACTGGTCGATGTCGAAGAAGGCGGCGCCGGGGATGTGGCGCTCCTCGAACTCGCGGCGCGCGTCGCGGCCCAGCTTCGGCAGGTACCAGGAGGCGTCGAGCAGCTGCAGGGGCTGCCCCGCGCGCGGAGCCCGCAGCGCCTCGGCCACCCACTGCGCCGACACGAGCGCGCGGAAGAGCTGCTGTGGGGCCATGGTGGCGGCGGCgtccctggggctgcaggcctgGGCGACAGGGAGGGTGTCAGGAGGGAATCCTGCAAGAGGCCGGCGCAGGGGTTGGGAAACGCCTGCACCGctggggctggcctggcccccagGGCGGTGGAGCCCGGGGAGGGCAGAGTCCAGGGAGCACAGAAAAGCGGCGGCGGTGAACCCAGGGGCACACTTCCGTCGTCGCCAGAGCCTCTCCTCCCGCCCCGCTCCAGGACCTATACACACTGGGGAGCAGCGGCATGACCggccagggggggggggggggcaggggaggggggctttCACCCGCTGCTGgctggggggggcaggtggggggcagtcGGGACAGAGCACAAGCACCGCAGGCAAGTAGGGGCCAAGCTTGAGGCCCTCCCCAAGATGCAGCTCTGCTTCACTTGCCACCAACCAG
This window contains:
- the MPST gene encoding 3-mercaptopyruvate sulfurtransferase isoform X2 → MTDPGSPEPESRACSPRDAAATMAPQQLFRALVSAQWVAEALRAPRAGQPLQLLDASWYLPKLGRDARREFEERHIPGAAFFDIDQCSDRTSPYDHMLPSAAHFAEYAGRLGVGAATHVVVYDASDQGLYAAPRVWWMFRAFGHRSVSLLDGGLRHWLRLGLPLSSGKSRPAPAADFRAALDPAFVKTYEDLKENLESRRFQVVDARAAGRFRGTEPEPRDGIEPGHIPGTVNIPFTDFLTSEGLEKSPEEIHRLFQDKKVDLSQPLVATCGSGVTACHVALGAYLCGKPDVPIYDGSWVEWYMRAQPEEVISEGRGKTH
- the MPST gene encoding 3-mercaptopyruvate sulfurtransferase isoform X1, which produces MAPQQLFRALVSAQWVAEALRAPRAGQPLQLLDASWYLPKLGRDARREFEERHIPGAAFFDIDQCSDRTSPYDHMLPSAAHFAEYAGRLGVGAATHVVVYDASDQGLYAAPRVWWMFRAFGHRSVSLLDGGLRHWLRLGLPLSSGKSRPAPAADFRAALDPAFVKTYEDLKENLESRRFQVVDARAAGRFRGTEPEPRDGIEPGHIPGTVNIPFTDFLTSEGLEKSPEEIHRLFQDKKVDLSQPLVATCGSGVTACHVALGAYLCGKPDVPIYDGSWVEWYMRAQPEEVISEGRGKTH